From the Salvelinus fontinalis isolate EN_2023a chromosome 21, ASM2944872v1, whole genome shotgun sequence genome, the window acagaattaaaaaGTAATTTTGGAATACATGCaccttaaaatatatatttgaaatattttggatatcagagcaaccttgagggaatcttatttgagtcagaaaaTGACGTTCACATATAAAACATTGCAGAGAGCATATCCAATTGACAACTCTCTTAGAAAATAGTTTTtactattggaaccaagacttaaaaagaactgaagttggcacaagatggagggtaAGTTGTAGCATAGCTAACAAAATGACAGTTAACGAAACTATacgcttaatccagtataaactaacGTATACAATCATTTTTCAAGtttcaaaattcacaaattctacagcacaacggcagaatCATGTCTTAAGTGGAAAATAAATAATGACTCAATAATGcatgctttctgggaatgctataGGCTATATAAGTCTGAAAGCCCTTCATGTCTGGACTAATGAACTGATTCATAAAACTCTCACTTTCTCAtataaaaactgaaatgtctttaatgagtattcaacccctttgttatgtcaaGCTTACataggttcaggagtaaaaatgtgcttaacaagtcacataataagttggatggactcactctgtgtacaataatagtgtttcccatgatttatgaatgactacctcatctctgtacctcacaaaTACAAATATCTGTAAcatccctcagttgagcagtgcatttcaaacacagattcagccACAAAGACCAGCAAGGTttcccaatgcctcgcaaagaagggtacctattggtagatgggtcaaaataaaaaagagctgacattgaatattcattcgagcatgatgaagttattaattacactttggatggtgtatcagtacACCCAGTCAGTAAAAAGATGCAGGCGTCCttactaactcagttgccggagatgaaggaaactgctcagggatttcaccatgaggtaaatggtgactttaaaacagttacagagtttaatagctgtgataggagaaaactgaaaatAAATGCACAGCGCAGAGGATGAGAGAACGAGAGTACTAGAATTAACAATCAATAGGGaattgtcaatgtaaatagtagGTCTTCAGTTCAACAGCTATTTAGAATCTGTGGAATGTCCGTCCTGGTCTCAGAGCTACGTGTGCCACGTTTTCATTGGTCTGTACATTGAGTCTGGAGCAGGacacttgttatttggccattggcccagttgtactgcaaggacttctgattggtcaaccccaggctaaggTGGGGGGTTATCAATGGCATCCTGTTCCTTTGTTCTGCTGAGAaaagctgaggacaggggagactgaacatctacctcccagcataacatctatgatttgtccttctcaaataaatacatttgtctccccctgatttgctttggagtttgtattattgaagaataacatcaactgctaacacaGAGGAGGGAATCTTTTGTTGCAACTTCATAGCCTTGACCAAGAGTCTCTGTTTTTCCTGTAATTTATCCTCAAGACATTGGATAAGGACCGGGTCAACTTTGGCGTCCACTTTATTAGCGAACCAGCTGCCGTAGTTCAGTAGCCAGCGCAGCTCCCCCGccccatagacacacacactgcggACGTGTTTCCCTGTGCATGATGGGTAAAGAGGTCCCTCCAGGTAGTTCCACTTCACCAGCCTGGTCTTGCTCATCAGGTCTGTGATGTCGGCCTGGGCCCGTGGCACCTCACCTGGCACACCCGGCACCCGTGTCAGCGTGGCCCAGAAGTGTTCGTCTGGGGAGTAGGTGTCGTTTGACCACACCAGGAAGTCCCTGGCCAGCGCAGACGTGTTCATATAAGTGACGAACTCCCACGAGAGCACGAAGTACGCGCTGCCGATGAACATCTGTATGCCGTGCGGCGGAGACCCCTTGGCCTTGTTGGTTTTCACCGGCAGCCGATTGTACTCGAATGACGCGTTCTGCAGCTCGTGGTGGAAGGAGAAACGCTGCTTCTTGTATTCGCTGGGGCGACTTGTCTCCATCATGTTACCCCCCCGGAGCTTCTTCAGGTCAGCCACCAGCTCTATGTTGGAGCGCAGGGGAAAGTCCTGACCGCACAAGTTGATGACATACCTCCACTTGACCTTTGACCCTATAAGGTCAGACAAGCAGTTGAGGTCAGCATTGAGGCGGCTGATGCTGGCGTATGTCACTGCCTCCAGCTTAGAGGCGATGAAGACGTTGGGCAGACAGCGTGCCAGACCCTCCATGGACTCTCTGAACAGTTCTGATGACTTCAGGTCGTAGTGGATACAGTAGATGTTGTTAGGGGTGTAGACGGCCCTGAGGATCTTCTCCACCATGGAGGCAGACTTGTGGACCACCAGTGAGTAGGCCAGGGGGAAGGCCTGCTCCTCCTCAGACACCTGGACAGTCCCATAGCCCCGGGAGCGGAGGTATCGCGGGCAGTTGGAGATCAGGTTGACCAAGCTCTTGTCCTGCTCTTCCACCACCACCTGTTTTCTGATGACCAGCGACTTCCCCAACTCGGCCGGCTCCATTTCATAGATGGCATTGCAGTCAATGTTGTAGCGATGGAGCAGCTCAATGTCATTGTAGCCTGCGGTAGACCCATAGGTTTCAATGGCAATGCTGTATTTAACAGTGAACTTTAGGAAGAGCAGCAGGAAGGCACAGATCACCAGCAGCAATGATAAAGAAGAAATTAAATTCTTCTTCCGCAGTCTGCTTGGAAAGGCAAATCTTATTTTCATTCTGTGGTGATACAAAAGAACAATAATCAGAAAAAAAGAAACAATTCATGCAATCATAAGGATTTAACTGAATCCATTTTTTACAATATGTTTGATAACCGTGCTCAGCTAGTTATTTGCTCTATTGCTTAGACTACTTAAATGTTGGGCTAAATATATaatcctgtaaaaaaaaaaatcacctcgCTCAGGAAATGGTGTGGAGGTCTCGTAACGTCCTGAAAAGATGACTTGTTCTAAAACCCGAGCCTGGAGAGTTCAAATGTACAGTAAGGTCAGAAATTATTGGCACATTgataaagatgagaaaaaaagactgtataaactGTACccataatacaaatactgagctatattgtatgcaaacaAATTGATTTTGTTaacatgtgtaacggtcctgacctgttttatgttgttttttatgtgtttatggtcagggcatgtgttttgggtgggcagtctatgttatctgtttctatgttggttttgggttgcctggtatggctcttgattagaagcaggtggtttgcattttcctctaattaagagtcatatttaggtagggcgttctcactgtttgtttgtgggtgattgtctcctgtgtcgttgcatgtatttaccatacaggactgtttggctgttcgtttttcgtttcgatgtcatctgtttcctgttcgtgagtttacgtttcagttatgtaagtttatgttcaggtttcgttctacgtcgttttcttgttttgtatttgtgaaaggttttttgttatttgtgttgccatcagttttttcccaaataaaaagatggcttatttccctcaagctgcgttttggtccgtcaatcctccacacgatcgttacagaatcacccaccacgctaagaccaagcggcaagggaaagctcgacaggaaaacaaggatttctggacttgggagcagataatgaatggagaaggtccctgggctaaggcaggagagaatcgccgctctcaggaagagagggaggcagcaaggagacgtggctggaagcccgaaaagccatgggagcagctggaggcactggggagagcagaggctaccggagagaggaaccggagctatgagggaacgcgtctggcacggaagcccaaaaagcccgtaagtaattcccaaaaatttcttggggggggggctaggaggtagtgggcctagggcaggtaggagacctgcgcccacttctcaggcttaccgtggagagcgggagtacgggcaggcgccgtgttacgcagtagagcgcacggtgtctcctgtacgagtgcatagcccagtgcgggttattccacctccccgtactggtagGATAGATTGGGTATTGGgtattgggtattgagccaggtgtcatgaggccggctcaacgcgtctggtctccagtgcgtctcctcgggccggcatacatggcacctgccttacgcatggtttccccggttcgcctacatagcccggtgcgggttattccacctccccgcactggtcgggcaaccgggagtattcaaccaggtaaggttgggcaggctcaatgctcaagagtgccagtacgcctccacggtccggtatttccggcgccacctccccgccccagcctagtacctacagtgtctacactacgcactaggctaccagtgcgtatcctgagccctgttcctcctccacgcactctccctgtagtgcgtgtatctagcccggtgcctccagttccggcaccacgcactaagccacctgtgcgtctccagagccctgaacacactgtatcttctccccctactaatcctgatgtgcttgtcctcagcccggtgtcaccagtgccggtacctcgcatcaggtatagagtgggctttgagaatgcagtgtgccctgtccctgctccccgcactagtaggaaggtgcttatccttagcccggtgcctccagttccggcaccacgcaccaggtctacagtgcgccgtatccggccagagccatccgtctccccagcgccatctgagccatccgtctccccagcgccatctgagccatccgtctccccagcgccatctgagccatccgtctccccagcgccgtctgagccatccgtctgccaggagcctgcaaagccgcccgtctgccatgagcctgcaaagccgcccgtctgccatgagcctacagagccatccgccagacaggagccgctagagc encodes:
- the LOC129818769 gene encoding beta-1,3-galactosyl-O-glycosyl-glycoprotein beta-1,6-N-acetylglucosaminyltransferase 4-like; translation: MKIRFAFPSRLRKKNLISSLSLLLVICAFLLLFLKFTVKYSIAIETYGSTAGYNDIELLHRYNIDCNAIYEMEPAELGKSLVIRKQVVVEEQDKSLVNLISNCPRYLRSRGYGTVQVSEEEQAFPLAYSLVVHKSASMVEKILRAVYTPNNIYCIHYDLKSSELFRESMEGLARCLPNVFIASKLEAVTYASISRLNADLNCLSDLIGSKVKWRYVINLCGQDFPLRSNIELVADLKKLRGGNMMETSRPSEYKKQRFSFHHELQNASFEYNRLPVKTNKAKGSPPHGIQMFIGSAYFVLSWEFVTYMNTSALARDFLVWSNDTYSPDEHFWATLTRVPGVPGEVPRAQADITDLMSKTRLVKWNYLEGPLYPSCTGKHVRSVCVYGAGELRWLLNYGSWFANKVDAKVDPVLIQCLEDKLQEKQRLLVKAMKLQQKIPSSVLAVDVILQ